A region from the Lolium perenne isolate Kyuss_39 chromosome 4, Kyuss_2.0, whole genome shotgun sequence genome encodes:
- the LOC127293269 gene encoding LOW QUALITY PROTEIN: UDP-glycosyltransferase 91C1-like (The sequence of the model RefSeq protein was modified relative to this genomic sequence to represent the inferred CDS: deleted 2 bases in 1 codon; substituted 1 base at 1 genomic stop codon) → MDNSSSSSSPLHVVICPWLAFGHLLPCLDLAERLASRGHRVSFVSTPRNIARLPPVRPAVAPLVEFVALPLPHVEGLPEGAESTNDVPYEKFELHRKAFDGLAAPFSEFLGAACGAGFEFVASCHKTTSRMMETYTXTTEALLQRCESGMSIAERVSLTLQRCNLVVIRSCLEWEPESFPQLATLGGKPVVPLGLLPPSPEGGRGVSKDGEDATVRWLDTQPAKSVVYVALGSEVPLRTEQVHELALGLELAGTRFLWALRKPSGVPDAVVLPPGFEERTHGRGLVVTGWVPQISVLAHDAVGAFLTHCGWNSTIEGLLFGHPLIMLPIFGDQGPNARLMEGRQVGVQVRRNENDGSFDRDGVAAAVRAVAVEEESRMIFVANAKKMQEIVAGSEVHERCIDGFIQRMTSYKE, encoded by the exons ATGGACAACAGCTCATCCTCTTCCTCGCCGCTGCACGTCGTGATCTGCCCGTGGCTCGCCTTCGGCCACCTGCTGCCCTGCCTCGACCTCGCCGAGCGCCTGGCGTCGCGGGGCCACCGCGTGTCATTCGTCTCGACGCCGCGCAACATCGCGCGCCTCCCGCCTGTCCGGCCAGCCGTGGCGCCGCTAGTCGAGTTCGTGGCGCTGCCACTCCCGCACGTCGAAGGGCTGCCCGAAGGCGCCGAGTCCACCAACGACGTCCCGTACGAAAAGTTCGAGCTGCACCGGAAGGCGTTCGACGGCCTCGCCGCCCCATTCTCCGAGTTCCTGGGCGCCGCGTGTGGTGCCGGCTTTGAATTCGTAGCGTCCTGCCACAAGACAACGTCACGAATGATGGAAACTTATACATAAACAACAGAGGCA TTGCTCCAGAGGTGCGAGTCAGGGATGTCCATCGCCGAGCGTGTCTCCTTGACACTCCAGAGGTGCAACCTCGTCGTCATCCGGAGTTGCCTCGAGTGGGAGCCGGAGAGCTTCCCTCAACTGGCGACGCTCGGCGGTAAGCCGGTCGTCCCCCTCGGCCTCCTGCCGCCGTCACCCGAGGGAGGCCGCGGCGTCAGCAAGGACGGGGAGGACGCCACCGTGCGTTGGCTCGACACGCAGCCGGCCAAGTCGGTCGTGTACGTGGCCCTAGGAAGCGAGGTGCCTCTGCGCACGGAGCAGGTGCACGAGCTGGCCCTCGGGCTGGAGCTCGCCGGGACGCGCTTCCTCTGGGCTCTACGGaagcccagcggcgtgccggacgcCGTCGTCCTCCCTCCGGGGTTCGAGGAACGCACGCACGGCCGCGGGCTCGTAGTGACCGGGTGGGTTCCTCAGATCAGCGTGCTGGCGCACGACGCCGTGGGCGCGTTCCTGACGCACTGCGGGTGGAACTCCACCATCGAAGGGCTCCTGTTCGGGCATCCGCTGATCATGTTACCCATCTTCGGCGACCAAGGGCCGAACGCGCGGCTGATGGAGGGGAGACAGGTCGGAGTGCAGGTGAGGAGGAACGAAAACGATGGTTCGTTCGACCGAGATGGCGTCGCGGCGGCGGTCCGTGCCGTCGCCGTCGAGGAAGAAAGCAGGATGATCTTCGTGGCCAACGCGAAGAAGATGCAGGAGATCGTGGCGGGCAGCGAAGTCCATGAGAGGTGCATCGACGGGTTTATTCAGCGTATGACATCGTACAAGGAGTGA